One Verrucomicrobiales bacterium DNA window includes the following coding sequences:
- a CDS encoding alkaline phosphatase family protein, with translation MHLGIHLWILLFVLLPLTGITAESHVILITIDGFPASALNDPKASIPTLRALARHGVSAEGMRVSNPTMTWPNHTTLVTGMRARQHSVLFNGIMTRSGTGVMSVDGRKDKKDLVAVPTLFDLVHAAGRRTAGINWPCTRNAGTLDDDFPDVPQNLFFTTPRLRQELVGQGVLADPTDETFSTLSGPARDTVWKEAACHVIRTRKPHFLLLHLLNMDGIHHKYGPGSPARYTALTLADYYIRDVLSALDDAGIRDQTTLLIVADHGFAMAEKVILPNVLLKQAGLLETTPAGVITRTRAQLVPEGGTGMLYLTQPATRDEDRKKVLELLLGKEGIAEVLTPDRFAELGLPTPSENSGMGDLLLVAKDGYGVSGLVSGTDYVQPTGGSVNAGYHGYLSTNPKMNALFIATGRGIRRQAAIGLVDNIDVAPTLAKLLGLSFGRTDGKVLTQILE, from the coding sequence ATGCACCTTGGCATCCACCTGTGGATATTACTCTTCGTTCTGCTCCCCCTCACCGGCATCACTGCTGAATCCCATGTAATCTTGATTACCATCGACGGGTTCCCTGCCTCCGCCTTGAACGATCCGAAGGCCTCCATCCCCACGTTGCGGGCGCTCGCTCGCCACGGCGTGTCCGCCGAAGGCATGCGAGTTTCCAACCCGACCATGACCTGGCCCAACCACACCACCTTGGTCACCGGGATGAGGGCTCGGCAACACAGCGTCCTGTTTAATGGCATCATGACCCGAAGCGGCACGGGAGTTATGTCTGTCGACGGTAGGAAGGACAAAAAGGATCTGGTTGCAGTACCAACCCTGTTTGATCTGGTTCATGCCGCCGGACGTCGGACAGCCGGAATCAATTGGCCATGCACGCGCAACGCAGGAACTTTGGACGACGACTTCCCGGACGTTCCCCAGAATCTCTTCTTCACCACCCCCAGGCTAAGACAGGAGTTGGTCGGACAGGGAGTGCTGGCGGATCCTACCGACGAGACATTCTCAACGCTGAGTGGGCCCGCGCGCGACACAGTATGGAAGGAAGCCGCCTGTCACGTCATCCGAACCCGCAAGCCTCATTTCCTCCTGCTGCATTTACTCAACATGGATGGGATTCACCACAAATACGGGCCCGGATCTCCGGCGAGATACACGGCGCTAACGTTGGCTGACTATTACATTCGTGATGTCCTTAGTGCACTCGACGATGCAGGAATTCGCGACCAGACCACGCTGCTGATTGTGGCGGATCACGGGTTCGCGATGGCGGAAAAAGTCATCCTTCCCAATGTGTTGCTCAAACAGGCTGGACTTCTCGAAACCACCCCCGCCGGAGTAATCACGAGGACGAGGGCTCAACTGGTTCCCGAAGGAGGAACCGGAATGCTGTACCTGACCCAACCGGCCACTCGCGATGAGGACAGAAAGAAAGTTCTCGAACTGTTGCTTGGAAAAGAAGGAATTGCAGAAGTCCTAACTCCGGACCGCTTCGCCGAATTGGGCCTCCCCACCCCGTCCGAAAATTCCGGGATGGGGGACCTTCTCCTCGTCGCCAAGGACGGCTACGGGGTCTCTGGACTGGTGTCGGGAACCGACTACGTGCAACCGACCGGCGGCTCGGTCAACGCCGGGTATCACGGTTACCTGTCCACCAATCCCAAAATGAACGCGCTGTTCATAGCCACCGGCCGCGGCATCCGTCGCCAGGCTGCGATTGGCCTCGTCGACAACATTGATGTCGCGCCGACGCTCGCCAAACTGCTCGGTTTATCCTTCGGCCGAACCGACGGCAAAGTGCTCACCCAAATCCTCGAGTAG